From one Candidatus Limnocylindrales bacterium genomic stretch:
- a CDS encoding alpha/beta hydrolase, with amino-acid sequence MPRIAANGIEIEYETFGASGNPPLLLIMGLAAQMILWEDDFCSAIADRGFSVTRFDNRDIGKSTWITEGGVPDVGAALIASMSGQKADAPYTLSDMAADTAALLDGLGIRSAHIVGASMGGMIAQTLAIEHPAKVRTLTSIMSTTGNPALPPATPEAMAVLLSPPVTGREENIERAVSVFRTIGSPGFAFDEAMVRDIAGRSFDRGFHPEGVARQLVAILASGNRKERLASVRVPTLVIHGNKDPLVPFEGGVDTAESIPGAKLVEIDGMGHDFPRAVWPRIIDEICALAARA; translated from the coding sequence ATGCCGCGAATCGCTGCCAATGGAATCGAGATCGAGTACGAGACGTTCGGAGCGAGCGGCAATCCGCCGCTGCTGCTGATCATGGGCCTCGCGGCGCAGATGATCCTGTGGGAGGACGACTTCTGCTCGGCGATCGCCGATCGCGGTTTCTCGGTGACGCGTTTCGACAACCGCGACATCGGCAAATCGACGTGGATCACCGAGGGCGGCGTGCCCGACGTGGGCGCAGCGCTGATCGCGTCGATGTCGGGGCAGAAAGCCGACGCGCCGTACACGCTCAGCGACATGGCGGCCGACACTGCCGCGCTTCTTGACGGGCTCGGCATCAGAAGCGCGCACATCGTCGGCGCATCGATGGGAGGCATGATCGCGCAGACGCTCGCGATCGAGCATCCGGCCAAGGTCCGCACGCTGACGTCGATCATGTCGACGACCGGCAATCCTGCGCTGCCGCCGGCGACGCCGGAAGCGATGGCCGTCCTGTTGTCGCCGCCGGTGACGGGCCGCGAAGAGAACATCGAGCGTGCGGTCTCGGTTTTCCGGACGATCGGAAGCCCGGGCTTCGCGTTCGACGAGGCGATGGTCCGCGACATTGCCGGCCGCTCGTTCGATCGCGGATTTCATCCGGAAGGCGTCGCGCGGCAGCTCGTTGCGATCCTCGCGTCGGGCAATCGCAAGGAACGTCTGGCGAGCGTGCGCGTGCCGACGCTCGTGATTCACGGCAACAAGGATCCGCTGGTTCCGTTCGAGGGCGGGGTCGATACTGCCGAAAGCATTCCGGGTGCGAAGCTCGTCGAGATCGACGGCATGGGCCACGACTTTCCGCGCGCGGTGTGGCCGCGGATCATCGACGAGATCTGTGCGCTGGCGGCGCGGGCGTAA
- a CDS encoding amino acid permease produces MPSQLFARKSVELLHSELAGAERLHRVLGPWALTAMGIGAIIGAGIFVLTGLAAHDYAGPSLMLSFVLAATGCALAGLCYAEFASMIPVAGSAYTYAYATLGELFAWIIGWDLVLEYAIASCAVAHGWSHYFQALLALYGVHLPAWLATDPFSASAEVLAAAPHFAGMPIAFDASALSIALLLTVVLVVGIRESAGLNVLIVVLKLAVVLFVIVMGIPHVDPANWKPFFPFGLAGTFSGASYVFFAYIGFDSISTHAEEAKNPARDVPIAILSSLGLCTVLYIAVAAVLTGMVHYSDINIDAPIVAAFSEKGLAFASVVISIGAVAGITSVLLVMMLSQARVLLAMARDGLIPFSLFGAVHPRFRTPHRSTILTGILVGTIAALVPLRIIAELVNIGTLFAFVIVCIAVLLMRRTRPDVTRPFRTPLVPFVPIAGIIANIVLMLSLGWHNWLRLFVWMAIGLVIYALYGYRHSKLAHGRD; encoded by the coding sequence GTGCCGAGCCAGCTCTTCGCCCGCAAATCCGTCGAGCTTTTGCATTCCGAGCTTGCCGGGGCCGAACGCCTGCACCGCGTCCTCGGTCCGTGGGCGCTTACCGCCATGGGTATCGGCGCGATCATCGGCGCCGGCATCTTCGTGCTGACCGGACTGGCCGCGCACGACTACGCCGGCCCGTCGCTGATGCTTTCGTTCGTGCTCGCCGCCACCGGGTGCGCCCTCGCCGGCCTGTGCTACGCCGAGTTCGCATCGATGATCCCCGTCGCAGGCAGCGCGTACACATACGCGTACGCGACGCTCGGCGAGCTGTTCGCGTGGATCATCGGCTGGGACCTCGTGCTCGAGTATGCGATCGCATCGTGCGCCGTCGCGCACGGCTGGTCTCACTATTTCCAGGCCCTCCTCGCGCTCTACGGCGTGCATCTGCCGGCATGGCTCGCCACCGATCCGTTCTCGGCGTCGGCGGAGGTCCTTGCCGCCGCGCCGCATTTTGCCGGCATGCCGATCGCGTTCGATGCATCGGCGCTGTCGATCGCGCTGCTGCTCACCGTCGTGCTCGTCGTCGGCATCCGCGAGAGCGCCGGTCTCAACGTCCTCATCGTCGTTCTCAAGCTCGCCGTCGTGCTGTTCGTGATTGTCATGGGCATTCCGCACGTCGATCCGGCCAACTGGAAGCCGTTCTTCCCGTTCGGGCTGGCCGGAACGTTCTCGGGCGCGTCCTACGTGTTCTTCGCGTACATCGGCTTCGACTCGATCAGCACGCACGCCGAAGAGGCGAAAAATCCTGCGCGGGACGTCCCGATCGCGATCCTCTCGTCGCTCGGGCTGTGCACGGTCCTGTACATTGCGGTCGCAGCGGTGCTGACCGGGATGGTCCACTACAGCGACATCAACATCGATGCACCGATCGTCGCCGCGTTCTCGGAGAAGGGGCTCGCGTTCGCGAGCGTCGTGATCTCGATCGGCGCCGTTGCCGGAATCACCAGCGTGCTGCTCGTAATGATGCTCAGCCAGGCGCGCGTGCTGCTGGCCATGGCGCGCGACGGGCTGATTCCGTTCTCGCTGTTCGGCGCCGTGCATCCGCGCTTCCGGACGCCGCACCGCTCGACGATCCTGACCGGCATTCTGGTCGGAACCATTGCCGCGCTCGTCCCGCTGCGCATCATCGCCGAGCTCGTGAACATCGGAACGCTGTTCGCGTTCGTCATCGTCTGCATCGCGGTGCTGCTGATGCGGCGCACGCGCCCGGACGTCACGCGGCCGTTCCGCACGCCGCTGGTTCCGTTCGTGCCGATTGCAGGGATCATCGCGAACATCGTGCTGATGCTGTCGCTCGGCTGGCACAACTGGCTGCGACTTTTCGTCTGGATGGCGATCGGGCTCGTGATCTACGCGCTGTACGGATACCGGCACAGCAAGCTGGCGCACGGTCGGGACTGA
- a CDS encoding ABC transporter permease, producing MNERVISFCRNVLAVAYKESMLLRRSPLLIGAVVAQPLIFLWLFGFVLSSKPANVPWAVLDQSHSELSRRIVSEIQASGYFLPRRDVESYDEGIAGLRTGDVLALVVLPVDLSRDATRGAPEVQVLVDGADPISAARVGGYIRAIAAAVETTPASAAGRLPAAGMRGPGPAVELRQRFWFNPTLADKDFLLVSLAGMLLTNFCLSIASMGLVAEREEGTYEQTLALPVSVVELVLGKLVPDVVLCYVLLFISIVGPGLGFGLWPAGSIPALMVLTLPFVLATLAVGVFISTMARTVAQGVFISVFAIMPSFVLSGVMMPYELMPTVPRWIGAMAPLRWYQIGLRRIYARGGGLDDVVVPMLAVTLSFAVLLAMIRIRTKPRLD from the coding sequence GTGAACGAGCGCGTCATTTCATTCTGCCGCAACGTACTGGCGGTCGCCTACAAGGAAAGCATGCTGCTGCGCCGCAGCCCGCTGCTAATCGGCGCCGTGGTCGCACAACCGCTGATCTTCCTGTGGCTGTTCGGGTTCGTGCTTTCGAGCAAGCCGGCCAACGTTCCGTGGGCAGTGCTCGACCAGAGCCACAGCGAGCTGTCGCGGCGCATCGTCTCGGAGATCCAGGCGAGCGGATACTTCCTGCCGAGGCGCGACGTCGAAAGTTACGACGAAGGCATCGCCGGGCTGCGCACCGGAGACGTGCTCGCGCTCGTGGTGCTCCCGGTGGACCTTTCGCGCGACGCGACGCGCGGAGCGCCGGAAGTGCAGGTGCTCGTCGACGGCGCCGACCCGATCAGCGCGGCGCGCGTCGGCGGGTACATCCGCGCGATTGCTGCAGCCGTCGAAACGACACCCGCATCGGCAGCGGGGCGGTTGCCGGCCGCCGGTATGCGGGGGCCCGGTCCGGCCGTCGAGCTTCGCCAGAGATTCTGGTTCAACCCGACGCTGGCCGACAAGGATTTCCTGCTCGTCAGCCTGGCCGGCATGCTGCTGACCAACTTCTGCCTGTCGATCGCGAGCATGGGGCTCGTGGCCGAGCGCGAGGAAGGAACGTACGAGCAGACGCTCGCGCTGCCGGTTTCGGTGGTCGAGCTGGTGCTCGGGAAACTCGTCCCTGACGTCGTGCTCTGTTACGTGCTGCTGTTCATCTCGATCGTCGGGCCCGGTCTCGGATTCGGGCTCTGGCCGGCCGGCAGCATCCCGGCGCTCATGGTGCTGACGCTGCCGTTCGTGCTGGCAACGCTCGCCGTGGGCGTCTTCATCTCGACGATGGCCAGGACGGTGGCGCAGGGTGTGTTCATCTCGGTCTTCGCGATCATGCCGTCGTTCGTGCTGTCGGGAGTGATGATGCCGTACGAGCTGATGCCCACGGTGCCGCGCTGGATCGGAGCCATGGCCCCGCTGCGCTGGTACCAGATCGGACTGCGCCGCATCTACGCGCGCGGCGGCGGGCTCGACGACGTCGTCGTTCCGATGCTGGCCGTCACGCTGAGCTTCGCCGTGCTGCTCGCGATGATCCGCATCCGAACCAAGCCGCGGCTGGACTGA
- a CDS encoding HNH endonuclease signature motif containing protein encodes MLGLLVDRFIGLRGYERLGFARIGDYGAERLGWSGRQLQDIARVSRLLTSLPAIERAFLSRQMGWTKVRLLVSLASPSDEERWLAISDTMHVRQLAAVTSSARSAAREQRPIDSVQDAPGSTNEDDSSNEDDADVLLRIECTRRARLLWNETRRCAARTAGRALAPWQVAELVAAEASAASAPFAEVWREEPWKSLGAASSADHPASTTEGISTSHRQRNRQSGGAANARNTSGSTSRARSTTAGAIPDESVFERELDGLAGMDAFALDAAMRRVRSTMQKSHAELGRALGLLIELRLYVPLGYSSAAEYERERLGISERTARELTRVAAAAEARSPVLGEAYAHGQLSRLQVAVLISVARPWNAAAWIARAQEVTLRRLDDEVAWALRRADLSPQHSAMMPPSSGRDLGPGGDDRQMCARDGEAKGNAEERSGVRTDDRDQQWGILGRIHVTFAAPLSVSIMFREVMQGFASPLEPRSTAFERMLEHVLEQWTSQPRHRDPVFARDGYRCTAPACNSFSNLHDHHIIPRSAGGSNDLSNRTTLCAWHHLRAIHGGLANARGEAPDAIIWELGLRESQPPLMRLCGDRYMEAGID; translated from the coding sequence GTGCTGGGTCTCCTCGTCGATCGCTTCATCGGTCTTCGCGGATACGAACGTCTCGGATTTGCGCGCATCGGCGACTACGGCGCGGAACGGCTCGGATGGTCCGGGCGCCAGCTGCAGGACATTGCGCGCGTCTCACGATTGCTGACGAGCCTGCCGGCAATCGAACGGGCATTTCTTTCCCGCCAGATGGGATGGACGAAGGTGCGCCTGCTGGTATCGCTCGCTTCACCATCCGATGAGGAGAGATGGCTGGCGATCAGCGACACGATGCACGTGCGTCAGCTCGCGGCAGTCACCAGCAGCGCCCGCAGTGCAGCAAGAGAACAACGGCCGATCGACAGCGTTCAAGACGCACCTGGCAGTACGAACGAAGACGATTCATCGAACGAAGACGACGCGGATGTGCTGCTGCGAATCGAATGCACGCGACGCGCGCGCCTCCTGTGGAACGAGACGCGGCGCTGTGCAGCACGGACGGCAGGCCGCGCGCTCGCTCCATGGCAGGTTGCCGAGCTCGTCGCTGCGGAGGCCAGCGCTGCATCCGCACCATTCGCGGAAGTGTGGCGGGAGGAACCGTGGAAAAGCCTCGGAGCGGCTTCATCCGCTGACCACCCGGCATCGACGACGGAGGGGATTTCCACGAGCCATCGGCAACGGAACCGGCAATCCGGCGGCGCCGCGAACGCTCGAAACACAAGCGGTTCGACCAGCCGCGCGCGTTCGACAACCGCTGGCGCGATCCCCGACGAAAGCGTCTTCGAGCGCGAACTCGATGGCCTCGCCGGGATGGATGCGTTCGCGCTCGACGCCGCGATGCGACGCGTCCGCAGCACGATGCAGAAAAGCCACGCAGAGCTTGGCCGCGCGCTCGGTCTGCTCATCGAGCTTCGTCTGTACGTCCCGCTTGGTTACAGCTCAGCCGCCGAATACGAGCGCGAGCGCCTCGGCATCTCCGAACGTACAGCTCGCGAGCTGACCCGCGTGGCAGCGGCTGCGGAAGCGAGGTCGCCAGTGCTTGGCGAAGCGTACGCGCACGGGCAGCTTAGTCGGCTTCAGGTCGCGGTGCTGATCTCCGTCGCACGGCCATGGAACGCGGCCGCGTGGATTGCCCGAGCACAGGAAGTGACCCTTCGCCGCCTCGACGACGAGGTCGCATGGGCGCTGAGACGTGCCGACCTTTCGCCGCAACATTCCGCGATGATGCCTCCTTCCTCAGGTCGGGATCTCGGGCCTGGCGGCGATGACCGGCAAATGTGTGCGCGCGACGGGGAGGCAAAAGGCAATGCGGAGGAGAGGTCGGGCGTCCGAACGGACGATCGCGACCAGCAGTGGGGCATCCTGGGCCGCATTCACGTCACTTTCGCGGCACCGCTGTCGGTCAGCATCATGTTTCGAGAGGTCATGCAGGGCTTCGCCAGTCCCCTCGAGCCCCGTTCGACTGCATTCGAACGCATGCTCGAGCACGTTCTCGAACAGTGGACCAGCCAGCCGCGCCATCGCGACCCGGTCTTCGCGCGAGACGGCTACCGGTGCACGGCGCCGGCATGCAACTCATTCTCGAACCTGCACGACCATCACATCATCCCGCGCTCCGCCGGTGGATCGAATGATCTGTCGAACCGGACGACGCTGTGCGCATGGCATCATCTCCGCGCCATCCACGGAGGCCTGGCGAACGCCAGGGGGGAGGCGCCGGATGCGATCATCTGGGAACTGGGCCTGCGCGAGTCGCAGCCGCCGCTGATGCGGCTTTGCGGAGACCGCTACATGGAGGCTGGAATCGATTGA
- a CDS encoding ABC transporter ATP-binding protein, whose translation MTSADAPSIRFRGLRKRFGTREALGGIDLDVRGAQMVGVVGPDGAGKTTLLRVLAGLLEIEADEATVLGFDLREDVRDYKRHIGYVPQSFSLYRDLSIDENLSFTARLHRIPADEFERRRRELLERTSLTPFSSRLAGALSGGMKQKLAVANALLPQPDLLVLDEPTAGVDVVARREIFDILKELERSVLVVVSTSYLEEAALCDRLIYLRLGQVVAQGSPHELEAATGTDPYRAWTEYGDAVRAAAANLAWVDSARDCGRFVRIEVLRDRSPAPELVCRELLALRPNGAAVPASAKRLVALAERAPADLESTLLALARRAGVR comes from the coding sequence GTGACATCCGCCGACGCGCCGTCGATTCGCTTTCGCGGCCTGCGCAAGCGTTTCGGTACGCGCGAGGCGCTCGGCGGCATCGACCTCGACGTGCGCGGAGCACAGATGGTCGGGGTCGTCGGCCCGGACGGCGCAGGCAAGACCACGCTGCTCCGCGTGCTCGCGGGCCTGCTGGAGATCGAAGCCGACGAGGCCACCGTGCTCGGCTTCGACCTGCGCGAGGACGTGCGCGACTACAAACGCCACATCGGTTACGTGCCGCAGAGCTTCAGCCTGTATCGCGACCTCAGCATCGACGAGAACCTGTCGTTCACCGCGCGGCTGCACCGCATACCGGCGGACGAGTTCGAGCGCAGGCGCCGCGAGCTGCTCGAGCGCACGTCCCTCACACCGTTCTCCTCGCGCCTTGCCGGCGCGCTATCGGGCGGAATGAAGCAGAAGCTCGCCGTCGCCAACGCGCTGCTGCCGCAGCCGGACCTGCTCGTGCTCGACGAGCCGACCGCCGGAGTCGACGTCGTCGCGCGGCGCGAGATCTTCGACATCCTGAAGGAGCTCGAACGCAGCGTGCTCGTGGTCGTCTCGACGAGCTATCTCGAAGAGGCTGCGCTCTGCGACCGGCTCATCTATCTCCGCCTCGGCCAGGTGGTCGCGCAGGGCAGCCCGCACGAGCTCGAAGCCGCCACCGGCACCGATCCGTATCGCGCGTGGACCGAATACGGCGATGCCGTTCGCGCTGCGGCCGCGAACCTGGCGTGGGTCGACAGCGCGCGCGACTGCGGGCGCTTCGTTCGCATCGAGGTGCTGCGCGACCGCTCGCCGGCGCCCGAGCTCGTCTGCCGCGAGCTGCTCGCGCTGCGGCCGAACGGCGCGGCCGTGCCGGCTTCGGCGAAGCGGCTGGTCGCGCTGGCCGAACGCGCACCGGCCGATCTCGAGTCGACGCTGCTCGCGCTCGCCCGGCGCGCAGGTGTCCGATGA
- a CDS encoding ABC transporter permease, with protein MKSAFSITRLKTRGRRLRTLMLREVRATLRDPFTMFVMITVPLGSLLAFGFIVSTEVHFIRLGILDSANSALTRRIVGDLTAKDTFDATIFRTRDEIDDAMTGGHIGAAVIIPADFERARLRRADGGEPAEIQVFYDGAEPVLAGNAEASLRGILESALADAGPDVHSTIQPTPLRTSGVHATVRAVYNPTLDGRPYMVAGTFGFVLTFLTTLITAISIVNERLTGTYEQLQLTPATPLEILLGKMVPLGAVFSFDLVLMMVVAGFFLGTWPQGNPVLFWAIASFYVATSLSLGLIFSATSATAAEAVQKTVLSSIPLIQLSGFIYPVRSMPAPVRVLAELIPATHFIEVSRAIYLRGEGFVELWPQLAIIFAMGVALMAWALRTLEARS; from the coding sequence GTGAAGTCCGCCTTCAGCATCACGAGGCTGAAGACCCGCGGGCGCCGGCTGCGCACGCTGATGCTTCGCGAAGTGCGTGCGACGCTGCGCGATCCGTTCACGATGTTCGTGATGATCACGGTGCCGCTCGGCTCCCTGCTCGCGTTCGGGTTCATCGTCTCGACCGAAGTGCATTTCATCCGCCTCGGCATCCTCGACAGCGCGAACAGTGCGCTCACCCGCCGCATCGTCGGCGACCTGACCGCGAAGGATACGTTCGACGCGACGATCTTCCGCACGCGCGACGAGATCGACGACGCGATGACCGGCGGTCACATCGGCGCCGCCGTCATCATCCCGGCCGACTTCGAGCGCGCGCGCCTGCGCCGCGCGGACGGCGGCGAACCCGCCGAGATCCAGGTCTTCTACGACGGCGCCGAGCCGGTGCTGGCGGGCAACGCCGAGGCTTCGCTGCGCGGCATTCTCGAGTCCGCTCTTGCCGACGCCGGGCCCGACGTGCACTCGACGATCCAGCCGACTCCGCTCCGGACGAGCGGCGTGCACGCTACGGTGCGCGCCGTCTACAACCCGACGCTCGATGGCCGTCCGTACATGGTCGCCGGCACGTTCGGCTTCGTGCTGACGTTCCTGACGACGCTGATCACGGCCATCTCGATCGTCAACGAGCGCCTGACCGGCACCTACGAGCAGCTGCAGCTCACGCCGGCGACGCCGCTCGAGATCCTTCTCGGCAAGATGGTACCGCTCGGCGCGGTGTTCTCGTTCGACCTGGTGCTGATGATGGTCGTCGCCGGCTTCTTCCTCGGGACGTGGCCGCAGGGAAACCCGGTGCTGTTCTGGGCGATCGCGTCGTTCTACGTCGCCACGTCGCTGTCGCTCGGCCTGATCTTTTCGGCCACGTCGGCAACCGCCGCCGAGGCTGTGCAGAAGACGGTGCTGTCGAGCATCCCGCTGATCCAGCTGAGCGGATTCATCTATCCGGTTCGGAGCATGCCGGCGCCGGTGCGTGTGCTCGCCGAGCTGATCCCGGCGACGCACTTCATCGAGGTCAGCCGCGCGATCTATCTTCGCGGCGAAGGCTTCGTCGAGCTGTGGCCGCAGCTCGCGATCATCTTCGCGATGGGCGTTGCGCTGATGGCGTGGGCGCTGCGGACGCTGGAGGCGCGGTCGTGA
- a CDS encoding ABC transporter ATP-binding protein gives MSATAASGPAPASARSIAAGKTGVAGPIDNNGDIVIETLGLTRKFGDFTAVDDIAIRVERGTIFAFLGANGSGKTTTIRMLIGLLTPTSGSITVAGVDVIARPRRVREAIGYMGQKVSLYRGLSLHENVQFYGGLHGITGKDLEQKWGALRERFALGEEEKHLTDDLPGGIRQRAGLALAMLHSPAVLFLDEPTAGVDVGSRTLFWELIREQRRAGVTIFVTTHFLDEVDYCDRISFIDAGRIVVNSTPEGLRERWSEGYGAFCPVAADRTEAAARELEAAGWQTTTADGGLRLHAQVATTAMLEAITRAAAPGDAHRIQVVQPSMSEVFRRLIEHGASVKQNGATNGVQAGPLPARGSLQ, from the coding sequence ATGAGCGCGACCGCTGCCAGCGGGCCGGCGCCCGCATCGGCGCGCAGTATCGCCGCCGGCAAAACCGGCGTCGCCGGCCCGATCGACAACAACGGCGACATCGTGATCGAAACTCTGGGCCTCACGCGCAAGTTCGGCGACTTCACGGCGGTCGACGACATCGCGATCCGCGTCGAGCGAGGAACCATCTTCGCGTTCCTCGGCGCCAACGGTTCCGGAAAGACGACGACGATCCGCATGCTGATCGGACTTCTCACGCCGACTTCCGGCAGCATCACCGTTGCAGGCGTCGACGTAATCGCGCGGCCTCGCCGTGTGCGCGAAGCGATCGGCTACATGGGCCAGAAAGTCAGCCTGTACCGCGGGCTGTCGCTGCACGAGAACGTGCAGTTCTACGGCGGGCTGCACGGCATCACCGGCAAGGACCTCGAACAGAAATGGGGCGCGCTGCGCGAGCGCTTCGCGCTCGGCGAAGAGGAGAAGCACCTGACCGACGACCTTCCGGGCGGAATCCGGCAGCGCGCCGGTCTTGCGCTCGCGATGCTGCATTCGCCGGCGGTGCTGTTTCTCGACGAGCCGACGGCCGGCGTCGACGTCGGCAGCCGCACGCTGTTCTGGGAGCTCATCCGCGAGCAGCGGCGCGCCGGCGTGACGATCTTCGTGACGACGCACTTCCTCGACGAAGTCGACTACTGCGACCGGATCTCGTTCATCGACGCCGGACGCATCGTCGTGAACTCGACGCCCGAAGGCCTGCGCGAGCGCTGGTCGGAGGGGTACGGGGCATTCTGTCCGGTCGCCGCGGATCGCACCGAGGCAGCGGCCCGCGAGCTCGAAGCCGCCGGCTGGCAGACAACCACGGCCGACGGAGGCCTTCGGCTTCACGCGCAGGTCGCGACGACCGCGATGCTCGAGGCGATCACGCGCGCGGCTGCGCCCGGCGACGCGCACCGGATCCAGGTCGTGCAGCCGTCGATGTCCGAAGTCTTCCGGCGGCTGATCGAGCACGGCGCGTCCGTCAAGCAGAACGGAGCGACGAACGGCGTGCAGGCGGGCCCGCTTCCAGCGCGGGGGAGCCTGCAGTGA
- a CDS encoding DUF3604 domain-containing protein, with protein MSRSARRATWPALALAAASFAVAPAAYARDAVPKMHPVVPVVPAAPAVPVVPATPIPPHRCASYTATKRPLFGDLHVHTGLSFDANSLGTRNMPIDAYHFAQGEEIGLQPYSVDGKPGRHVRLERPLDFAAVTDHSELLGELYMCKTPTAPGYSSFVCTMQRRWPLLAYIFVSSRMLNSDTPVRYSFCGAGGKNCLKAAEGPWKVIRDAAEEAYDRTDACSFTSFVAYEWSGGPGGNMTHRNVIFADEKAPDLPVSFIEEGTGEGLWKHLESDCAKSGCRFLTIPHNTNLSNGSLFATETKSVEDARRRREFEPLLEIIQHKGDSECRGGSPDEYCNFEKLPFSRMQEQPFTFQWKQPGPLSFAREILAEGLAREQKLGLNPFRLGMIGATDTHLAAAGDVAEKDYPGHGAGVGTAGTEAPSVPDSLWFNPGGLAGVWAEENSRESIWAALQRREVFATTGPRILVRFFGGFSYPSNLCDSEHYAEDGYAGGVPMGGELAAPADKEARPVFSISALQDAGTAKSPGTPLDIVQIVKIWLEGGTVHQKIFDVARSSEGDDLDPLICNAPKSGSSSLCATWTDKDYDAKLSTIYYARVIEKPSCRWTGFLCANVHADCRQGASIPGGFEFCCDRNIAKVTRERAVTSPIWIPAAREG; from the coding sequence GTGAGTCGCAGCGCGAGGCGCGCGACATGGCCGGCGCTCGCGCTGGCGGCGGCTTCGTTTGCCGTCGCGCCGGCGGCGTATGCACGCGACGCCGTCCCGAAGATGCATCCGGTCGTGCCTGTCGTGCCGGCCGCCCCCGCCGTGCCTGTCGTGCCCGCCACGCCGATTCCGCCGCATCGCTGCGCGTCATACACAGCGACGAAGCGGCCGCTGTTCGGCGATCTTCACGTGCATACCGGGCTGTCGTTCGACGCCAACTCGCTCGGCACCCGCAACATGCCGATCGACGCGTATCATTTTGCGCAGGGCGAAGAGATCGGCCTGCAGCCGTACAGCGTCGACGGCAAGCCCGGGCGTCACGTACGCCTCGAGCGGCCGCTCGACTTCGCCGCGGTCACCGACCACTCCGAGCTGCTCGGCGAGCTCTACATGTGCAAGACGCCGACCGCGCCCGGCTACAGCTCGTTCGTCTGCACGATGCAGCGGCGCTGGCCGCTGCTCGCGTACATCTTCGTGAGCAGCCGCATGCTGAACAGCGATACCCCCGTACGCTACAGCTTCTGTGGAGCGGGCGGCAAGAACTGCCTCAAGGCCGCCGAAGGTCCGTGGAAAGTGATCCGCGACGCCGCCGAGGAAGCCTACGACCGCACCGACGCGTGCTCCTTCACGTCGTTCGTTGCGTACGAGTGGAGCGGCGGGCCGGGCGGCAACATGACCCATCGCAACGTGATCTTCGCCGACGAGAAAGCGCCGGACCTGCCGGTGAGCTTCATCGAGGAAGGCACCGGCGAAGGCCTGTGGAAACATCTCGAGAGCGATTGCGCGAAAAGCGGCTGCCGGTTCCTGACGATCCCGCACAACACCAACCTCAGCAACGGCTCGCTGTTCGCCACCGAGACCAAAAGCGTGGAGGACGCACGGCGCAGGCGCGAGTTCGAGCCGCTGCTCGAGATCATCCAGCACAAGGGCGACTCGGAGTGCCGCGGCGGCTCGCCGGACGAGTACTGCAACTTCGAAAAGCTCCCGTTCAGCCGCATGCAGGAGCAGCCGTTCACGTTCCAGTGGAAGCAGCCCGGACCGCTCAGCTTCGCGCGGGAAATTCTCGCCGAAGGTCTCGCGCGCGAGCAGAAGCTCGGCCTCAATCCGTTCCGTCTCGGCATGATCGGCGCCACCGACACGCATCTTGCGGCCGCAGGCGACGTTGCCGAGAAGGATTACCCCGGTCATGGAGCCGGCGTCGGTACGGCGGGCACGGAGGCGCCGAGTGTTCCCGACTCGCTGTGGTTCAATCCCGGAGGTCTGGCCGGCGTGTGGGCCGAGGAGAACTCGCGCGAATCGATCTGGGCTGCGCTCCAGCGCCGCGAGGTCTTCGCGACCACCGGCCCGAGGATCCTCGTGCGCTTCTTCGGAGGTTTCTCGTATCCGTCGAATCTGTGCGACAGCGAGCACTACGCCGAAGACGGCTACGCCGGCGGCGTGCCGATGGGTGGAGAGCTCGCCGCGCCGGCCGACAAGGAAGCCCGTCCGGTCTTTTCGATCTCGGCGCTTCAGGACGCGGGAACGGCGAAAAGCCCGGGCACGCCGCTCGACATCGTGCAGATCGTCAAGATCTGGCTCGAAGGCGGCACGGTCCACCAGAAGATCTTCGACGTCGCACGCAGCAGCGAAGGCGACGACCTCGACCCGCTGATCTGCAACGCACCGAAGAGCGGCAGCTCGAGCCTCTGCGCAACGTGGACCGACAAGGACTACGATGCCAAGCTCTCGACCATCTACTACGCACGCGTGATCGAGAAGCCGAGCTGCCGCTGGACCGGATTCCTGTGCGCGAATGTCCATGCCGACTGCCGGCAGGGCGCGTCGATCCCGGGCGGCTTCGAGTTCTGCTGCGACCGCAACATTGCCAAGGTCACGCGCGAGCGCGCCGTCACGTCGCCGATCTGGATTCCGGCCGCGCGCGAAGGCTGA